In Acinetobacter piscicola, a single window of DNA contains:
- a CDS encoding diguanylate cyclase yields MDNQLEGGGANIQALARQREEYECLLKKQSKCMMSLFSKTLEDKFWKDREERLTKLIIRAFFPATICYFLFEVISLPINYFTTEAIYRKHDVLMTLISYTTGWIALLTVYLMAKHPIWRAYYCYVVTAVVIVGLSIVQVVLFSMQSGAMTWRGTLIIIFALMFAYICSGLRPSHTFIAGMVSAGITCLCLWMIGKYIPQWVLFNVLILGNLVGLGLAVLTISTDRIRFLQSIIIGLDKKIYAALNQHLMRLSHQDTLTLLDNRRSFEQKFAQSLYQARKRHRPLALLFIDVDFFKLFNDHYGHQQGDIALISVAEVLKSNIREQDIAIRYGGEEFIILLNNSTAQAAINVAQRLLEQIRKQKILHQYSKISEYLTISIGLTLYTGKENILGKDILKIADNALYQAKKQGRNQYVFMPINEYCYDSDVNNHSLQSF; encoded by the coding sequence ATGGATAATCAATTAGAAGGTGGTGGAGCAAACATTCAAGCATTAGCACGACAACGTGAAGAATACGAGTGCTTACTCAAAAAACAATCAAAATGTATGATGTCTCTTTTTTCTAAAACGCTAGAAGATAAATTTTGGAAAGATCGGGAAGAACGTTTAACAAAGTTAATTATACGTGCATTTTTTCCAGCAACAATTTGCTATTTTTTATTTGAAGTCATCAGCTTACCTATTAACTATTTTACTACAGAAGCGATTTATCGAAAGCATGATGTATTGATGACACTTATTTCCTATACCACAGGTTGGATTGCCTTACTCACTGTATATTTGATGGCAAAGCATCCTATTTGGCGAGCCTATTATTGTTATGTCGTAACAGCTGTGGTCATTGTTGGGCTGAGTATTGTACAAGTCGTTTTATTTTCGATGCAATCAGGCGCTATGACATGGCGCGGCACATTAATTATCATTTTTGCATTAATGTTTGCTTATATTTGTTCAGGTTTACGTCCAAGTCATACGTTTATTGCAGGTATGGTGTCCGCAGGGATTACGTGCCTTTGTCTATGGATGATAGGAAAGTATATTCCACAATGGGTTTTGTTTAATGTCTTGATTTTGGGAAATTTAGTCGGTTTAGGACTTGCCGTTTTGACTATTTCTACAGATCGAATTCGTTTTTTACAGTCCATTATCATTGGTTTAGATAAGAAAATATATGCGGCTTTAAATCAGCATTTAATGCGTTTAAGTCATCAGGACACTTTAACTTTATTGGATAATCGTAGGAGCTTTGAACAAAAATTTGCACAGAGTTTATATCAAGCCAGAAAGCGGCATCGCCCTTTGGCATTATTGTTTATCGATGTTGATTTTTTTAAATTGTTTAATGATCATTATGGGCATCAACAAGGCGATATTGCATTAATTTCGGTGGCTGAAGTTTTAAAAAGTAATATTCGAGAACAGGATATTGCGATCCGTTACGGAGGCGAAGAGTTTATCATTTTATTAAATAATTCTACTGCTCAAGCTGCGATCAATGTGGCACAAAGATTATTAGAACAAATTCGTAAACAAAAAATTCTGCATCAATACTCTAAGATTTCTGAGTATTTAACCATTAGTATCGGGTTAACGTTATATACAGGAAAAGAAAATATTTTAGGAAAAGATATTTTGAAGATTGCAGATAATGCTTTGTATCAAGCGAAAAAACAGGGAAGAAATCAGTACGTTTTTATGCCCATCAATGAATATTGTTATGATTCGGATGTGAATAATCACTCACTGCAAAGTTTCTAG
- the pyrC gene encoding dihydroorotase, protein MNTITLLQPDDWHAHLRDGLALKRTVPDLARQFARAICMPNLVPPVKTVEEALAYRERIMAHVPEGLTFDPRMVLYFTDHTEPSEVKKIKDSAHVNAIKLYPAGATTNSDNGVSDIRKVYAVIEQLEEHQVPLLLHGEVTHNHVDIFDREKRFLDEVLAPLLRQFPNLKLVLEHITTSEAAHFVLEQDRNVAATITPQHLLFNRNDMLVGGVKPHFYCLPILKRQTHQQTLLEVATSGNPKFFLGTDSAPHSKNAKENACGCAGCYSAPTAIELYAQAFDQVNKIERLEGFASHFGADFYGLARNTETITLVKEDQVIPESFDYLDGEKIIPLYAGKTIQWRKV, encoded by the coding sequence TTGAACACGATTACTCTTCTTCAGCCCGATGATTGGCATGCACATCTACGTGATGGACTTGCTTTAAAACGTACTGTTCCAGATTTAGCTCGTCAATTCGCACGTGCGATTTGTATGCCAAATCTTGTTCCTCCTGTAAAAACAGTTGAAGAGGCATTGGCGTATCGTGAGCGTATTATGGCGCACGTCCCTGAAGGTTTAACTTTTGACCCACGTATGGTGTTGTATTTTACCGACCATACCGAACCTTCTGAAGTTAAAAAAATTAAAGACTCAGCACATGTTAATGCCATTAAACTTTATCCTGCAGGTGCAACCACCAATTCAGATAATGGTGTAAGTGACATTCGCAAAGTATATGCAGTCATCGAACAACTTGAAGAACATCAAGTTCCGTTATTGTTACATGGCGAAGTTACACATAATCACGTTGATATTTTTGATCGTGAAAAACGTTTCCTTGATGAGGTCCTCGCACCATTATTAAGACAGTTTCCAAACTTAAAATTGGTTCTAGAACATATTACGACCAGTGAAGCAGCGCATTTTGTGCTTGAACAAGATCGTAATGTTGCAGCAACCATTACCCCACAGCATTTATTATTTAACCGCAATGACATGTTAGTTGGTGGTGTTAAACCCCACTTTTATTGCTTACCTATTTTAAAGCGTCAAACACATCAACAAACTTTATTAGAAGTTGCAACGAGCGGTAATCCTAAATTTTTCTTAGGAACTGACAGTGCACCACATTCTAAAAATGCCAAAGAAAATGCATGTGGTTGTGCAGGTTGCTATAGTGCACCGACAGCGATTGAACTGTATGCACAAGCCTTTGACCAAGTGAATAAAATCGAACGTTTAGAAGGTTTTGCAAGTCATTTTGGTGCAGATTTTTATGGTTTAGCTCGAAATACTGAAACCATTACACTTGTAAAAGAAGATCAAGTGATTCCTGAAAGTTTTGACTATTTGGATGGCGAAAAAATTATTCCGTTGTATGCGGGTAAGACCATTCAATGGAGAAAAGTGTGA
- a CDS encoding L,D-transpeptidase family protein yields MRQTVPFIMLLTCFTMLNSSAYATTGNTAQDEKKTTQVKPAATVSWSKDAINNAVWSAQLARGQYPAYARAQVMLNNLHASPGPIDAKSGKNFLKAISAYQQMNGLEITGVLNQTTWNSLVARQKQPAFIEYSITAQDLKGPFAKSIPRNYALQAKMKGLYYTRITELLGEKFHIDEDFLRQINPKANFNQVGQKIIVPNVRNDLPDDITLIVAHKGARQLYLFNHLNQLVGSFPATIGGADTPSPKGTHKVVKVAANPYYGYSPKNFVQGGNKKPLTLPPGPNGPVGNMWIALSKPSFGIHGTPNPSLISKTASHGCIRLTNWDANDLGRKVQEGAVVKFLE; encoded by the coding sequence ATGCGCCAAACTGTGCCATTCATCATGTTACTTACATGCTTCACGATGTTGAATTCATCTGCTTATGCAACAACAGGCAATACAGCACAAGATGAGAAGAAAACAACACAAGTCAAACCTGCTGCAACTGTGAGTTGGAGTAAAGATGCGATTAACAATGCAGTATGGTCTGCACAACTGGCACGCGGGCAATATCCTGCTTATGCGCGTGCACAGGTGATGCTGAATAATTTGCATGCGTCACCTGGTCCGATTGATGCAAAAAGTGGTAAAAATTTTTTAAAAGCCATTTCCGCTTATCAACAGATGAATGGTCTAGAAATTACAGGTGTGTTAAACCAAACAACTTGGAATAGCCTTGTTGCACGCCAAAAACAGCCAGCATTTATTGAATATAGTATTACTGCGCAAGATCTCAAAGGTCCTTTTGCCAAAAGTATTCCGCGTAATTATGCATTACAAGCCAAAATGAAAGGGTTGTATTACACGCGCATTACTGAGTTATTGGGTGAAAAATTTCATATCGATGAAGATTTTCTAAGACAAATCAATCCCAAAGCTAATTTTAATCAAGTAGGGCAAAAAATTATTGTGCCTAATGTGCGTAATGATTTACCAGATGATATTACTTTGATTGTTGCACATAAAGGCGCACGTCAACTTTACTTATTTAACCATTTAAATCAGTTGGTGGGCTCTTTCCCTGCCACAATTGGTGGTGCAGATACGCCTTCTCCGAAAGGAACGCATAAAGTCGTTAAAGTGGCTGCAAATCCATACTATGGTTATTCACCTAAAAACTTTGTGCAAGGTGGCAATAAAAAGCCTTTGACTCTACCACCCGGTCCAAATGGTCCTGTTGGCAATATGTGGATCGCATTAAGTAAGCCATCTTTTGGGATTCATGGTACTCCCAATCCGTCCTTAATTTCGAAAACAGCATCACATGGCTGTATTCGCCTGACCAACTGGGATGCAAATGATCTAGGGCGAAAAGTACAAGAGGGCGCTGTGGTTAAGTTCTTGGAATGA
- the rnt gene encoding ribonuclease T, translating to MEKSVTTEIQPVIAQRFRGFLPVVVDVETAGFNADTDALLEIACIPIIYNAEGEFVPGEAHHAHINPFEGANLDRRSLDFIGIDPSNPMRIAMAEDEKTALKRMFKAVNEVRRQQQCTHAVLVGHNAHFDLGFLKAAIARTGTKNQNPFHSFSVFDTVTLSAVMFGQTVLAKSCIQAGIEFDGKEAHSALYDTQKTAELFCYILNKLSPHLLDTLMADQ from the coding sequence ATGGAGAAAAGTGTGACAACTGAAATACAGCCTGTAATTGCACAACGATTTCGTGGTTTTTTACCCGTCGTCGTTGATGTTGAAACAGCAGGTTTTAACGCCGATACAGATGCATTACTCGAAATTGCATGTATTCCAATCATCTATAATGCCGAGGGTGAATTTGTACCAGGTGAAGCGCATCATGCGCACATCAACCCCTTTGAAGGTGCAAATTTAGATCGGCGTTCATTAGACTTTATTGGGATCGATCCTTCGAATCCAATGCGCATTGCGATGGCTGAAGACGAAAAAACAGCATTAAAACGTATGTTTAAGGCCGTGAATGAAGTTCGTCGTCAGCAGCAATGCACACATGCTGTACTTGTTGGGCACAATGCACATTTTGATTTAGGTTTCCTCAAAGCAGCAATTGCTCGCACAGGGACTAAAAATCAGAATCCTTTCCATAGTTTTTCTGTTTTTGACACAGTCACTTTAAGTGCTGTGATGTTTGGGCAAACGGTATTAGCAAAATCATGCATCCAAGCAGGAATCGAGTTTGACGGTAAGGAAGCGCATTCTGCTTTATATGATACGCAAAAGACGGCTGAACTGTTTTGTTATATTTTGAACAAACTGTCTCCTCATCTACTTGACACTTTGATGGCGGATCAATAA